The following coding sequences are from one Halomonas sp. HAL1 window:
- a CDS encoding DUF1819 family protein, translating to MTLSFSYNSDLIGGGLMVRESRAVAALLLDEVDEAHWHQAIIVENRLQKNRPATAKRAAQAIRKRLEKLEPSFWKALHDGDDQLASQVSFCAAMARNLLMVEFLESVVADAFLTRSEKLQSYQWDEFLAERANRDAAIATWAESSRRKMGQVVFRMLTEVGILDSSRSRRLQSFLPRPELKMLLETHRHTRLQNCLQKLR from the coding sequence GTGACGCTTTCGTTTAGCTACAACTCAGACCTCATTGGTGGTGGATTGATGGTGCGTGAAAGCCGTGCAGTTGCAGCGCTATTGCTGGATGAGGTAGACGAAGCACACTGGCATCAAGCCATCATCGTTGAAAACCGGCTACAGAAGAATCGCCCAGCGACAGCCAAGCGTGCAGCGCAGGCCATCCGTAAACGCTTAGAGAAACTGGAACCCTCTTTTTGGAAAGCCCTGCACGATGGAGACGATCAGCTAGCGTCACAGGTATCGTTTTGTGCTGCCATGGCACGCAACCTGCTGATGGTGGAGTTTCTTGAAAGCGTGGTGGCCGATGCGTTTTTAACGCGGTCTGAAAAGCTTCAGTCCTATCAGTGGGATGAGTTTCTTGCCGAACGTGCTAACCGCGATGCAGCGATTGCTACCTGGGCAGAAAGTTCAAGGCGCAAAATGGGTCAGGTAGTGTTTCGGATGCTGACAGAGGTCGGCATATTGGATTCCAGCCGATCACGTCGGCTTCAGTCTTTCTTGCCCCGCCCAGAGCTGAAGATGCTGCTTGAAACCCACCGCCATACCCGTTTACAAAATTGTCTTCAAAAATTGCGCTAA